One genomic region from Microcystis panniformis FACHB-1757 encodes:
- a CDS encoding amino acid ABC transporter substrate-binding protein — protein MLKWRFCALSLLLLLITACGTENQSNSSSNTASSPDAGRLQTVKNRGKLICGINGEVSGFSFVNEKGEYSGLDVQICRAIAAALFDDPSKVEYRKLSPQERFTAVQTGEVDILSRNTTWTINRDTALGMEFITPVFYDGQGIMATKASNIKKLEDLSGKSICVLSGTTTEQNLADAMAKAAVQGYKPIVSDDVEALYTAYQAGRCQAVTSDRSQLVARRSVFPRPQDHQLLEVVISKEPLAPAVADGDPAWSNAVRSIVFSLIQGEEFGINSQNIATFADSKDPSIRRFLGIDEKLGEDMGLPNDFAQRVLKQVGNYGEIYEREIGKPLQLDRGLNNLWTKGGLLYSPPFR, from the coding sequence ATGCTAAAGTGGCGTTTTTGTGCATTGTCCCTGCTTTTACTGCTAATTACTGCCTGTGGGACGGAAAATCAATCTAATTCTAGTTCTAACACCGCAAGTAGTCCCGATGCTGGCCGCTTGCAAACGGTGAAAAATCGCGGTAAGTTAATTTGTGGCATTAACGGAGAAGTGTCGGGGTTCAGCTTTGTTAATGAAAAAGGCGAATATTCGGGCTTAGATGTGCAAATTTGCCGAGCTATCGCTGCGGCTCTCTTTGATGATCCCTCTAAAGTCGAATATCGTAAACTTAGCCCCCAAGAGAGATTTACTGCCGTACAGACGGGAGAAGTGGATATCCTCAGTCGCAACACCACCTGGACGATTAACCGGGATACCGCCCTGGGGATGGAGTTTATCACCCCGGTTTTCTATGATGGTCAGGGAATTATGGCCACGAAAGCCAGTAATATTAAGAAATTAGAAGATTTAAGCGGAAAGTCCATTTGTGTGCTGTCGGGAACCACCACGGAACAAAATCTGGCCGATGCCATGGCAAAAGCGGCAGTTCAAGGTTATAAACCGATCGTTTCCGATGATGTGGAGGCCTTATATACAGCTTATCAGGCGGGGCGTTGTCAGGCTGTCACTTCCGATCGCTCCCAATTGGTGGCCCGGCGCTCGGTTTTTCCCCGACCGCAGGATCATCAATTATTAGAAGTGGTAATATCTAAGGAACCTTTGGCCCCGGCCGTGGCCGATGGTGATCCCGCTTGGTCGAATGCCGTCCGCTCGATCGTTTTTAGTTTAATTCAAGGGGAAGAATTCGGGATTAACTCCCAAAATATTGCCACTTTTGCCGACAGCAAAGACCCCAGTATTCGGCGCTTTTTGGGTATTGATGAGAAGTTAGGCGAAGATATGGGTTTACCCAATGATTTTGCCCAAAGAGTCTTAAAACAGGTGGGTAATTACGGTGAAATTTATGAGCGGGAAATCGGTAAACCCCTACAACTCGATCGAGGTTTAAATAATCTTTGGACAAAGGGGGGTTTATTGTATTCTCCTCCTTTTCGTTAG
- a CDS encoding lipid kinase: MTKRALLLINRHSRKGKENFAQTVDLLNNWDFEIISVPLKKVEDIPFLLEKYRSSIDLVIVGGGDGTLNAMADMLVETQLPLGIIPLGTANDLARTLGIPNSIAEACRIIAEGNLKYIDLGWVNNKYFFNVASLGLSVKITQKLNKGLKRRLGILAYAWTALQVLSKTRPFTAMIGIDGQNIKVKTLQIAIGNGRYYGGGMPIAHDAQIDDQRLDLYSLEIEHWWQIFPLLWTLPRGQQGLLSWVRTLKGKEIQIQTRKPHSINTDGEITSTTPAMFRVIPAAIGVYIPRQETQS; this comes from the coding sequence ATGACTAAAAGAGCTTTACTACTAATCAATCGTCACTCGCGCAAGGGTAAAGAAAACTTTGCTCAAACTGTTGATCTGCTCAATAATTGGGATTTTGAAATTATCAGCGTCCCTTTGAAAAAGGTAGAAGATATACCTTTTTTGCTGGAAAAATATCGCTCTAGTATTGATTTAGTTATTGTCGGTGGTGGCGATGGGACTCTTAATGCTATGGCGGATATGTTGGTAGAAACTCAACTGCCTTTAGGCATTATACCTCTGGGAACGGCTAATGATTTAGCCCGGACTTTAGGGATACCGAATTCTATTGCCGAAGCCTGTCGAATTATTGCGGAAGGTAATTTAAAATATATCGATCTAGGTTGGGTAAATAATAAATACTTTTTCAACGTGGCTAGTTTAGGATTAAGTGTGAAAATTACCCAAAAACTGAACAAGGGTTTAAAGCGACGTTTGGGGATTTTGGCCTACGCTTGGACAGCTTTACAGGTATTAAGTAAAACTCGTCCTTTTACCGCTATGATCGGTATTGATGGCCAAAATATCAAAGTTAAAACCCTACAAATAGCGATCGGAAATGGTCGTTATTATGGGGGAGGAATGCCGATCGCTCATGATGCCCAAATCGACGATCAAAGGTTAGATTTATATAGCCTAGAAATTGAACACTGGTGGCAAATTTTCCCGCTTTTATGGACATTACCGCGAGGACAACAGGGTTTATTATCTTGGGTGAGAACTCTTAAGGGGAAAGAAATTCAAATTCAGACTCGTAAACCCCATAGTATTAACACCGATGGCGAAATTACTAGCACTACTCCCGCCATGTTTCGAGTTATTCCAGCGGCCATAGGGGTCTATATTCCCCGTCAGGAAACACAATCTTAA